GTTACCACGTTATTACTTAATTTCCACGGTTCATTGCTGGCGACATCCTGCAGTTCCTTCTCTGTGAACGAAATCTCCTGTTGTTTCCCAATCCAATTCCCGCTCTCATCTACTTTCAACAAAATTCTGCCTTGCATCTCATCATGGTAAAATAAATTCCCATCTGACATATCAGCTTCTATTGCGAGCGGGTAGTCCATTGTTTCTAATTTATTCAAGGTATCAGCAACAGCTGCACTAATTTGCGGCCGCTTTTGAATCATCTCCAGAAAACAACCTGTCTCCAGTTTGCGGAATGCAGCATTCCCGGAATCTACCAGCACAATCCCTTGGGTTGGAAACAATGCAAAAATAAGACGTGCAAAAAAATCAATAAAATTAGAAGCTTGATCCTGAACTTCTTGAATTAATGCGTAAATATCTTTTGTATGCGCCGTCTCCGGCAACGTTTCAAAAACCGATTCCACCCATTCGGACAGCTCTTTTTTGTTCATTTCCAATTCGGAAACAGCTTTTTTACCAGCATCTATATTCTTGGTTTTGAGCTTGCGTTTTTGAAAATCTTTGTCCCCTGTGGGACAGTAAATATGATTCACTTCCTCAAAATCATGATCTTCACCGGCAATCCAGAACACTGGAATAACCGGTTTTTCCAACGCCTTTTCCTGCTGCTTAGCCAGCTCAAGGATGGATATAATTTTATTTATCGTATAGATTGGACCTGTCAACAACCCGGCTTGCTGACCGCCAATCACAACCGTACTCTGCTCATCATTTAAGCGTTCAATTTGTTTTAGTGTTTCTTCTGGTGCTCCCCATTCTTTATTTAATGTATGTAATACATCCGTTAAGGAAGACCTGTTAAAATCTCGTTCCGTCACATCTTGTACGCGTTTATAAAAATCTTTATACGGATGGTAGTCAAACATATCTGTTATATTCGTTTCTTCATTTTTATAATCAGCTACCAATCTGTTGGCAGCAGGTAAAGTTAATGAATTTATCTGCATATCATTTTCCCCTTACGTCGATTTGGATTCATTCCGTATTGTACAGAAAAAACAGCAAGAATCAAACTAAATTGCTCTCTCCGGGAAAATGAATTGATTTTTTCAGGTTAAAATTTCTAAAATAATATAAATAACACTTAAAATCAGATATACAGAAGCAAATAGTAAAAATGCGCTTCTCCAAACAATTTTAATTGCTTTGGACAACTCGATATCCTGCTGTGTCCGATATTGCTGAATTAAAATACCTGTCAGGCTTATCAAGAATAAAAGAATAATCCAACCGAAAAAATTCCGATCAAACAAAAGCTGCAATAAAACTCCAGTACCTAAAATAAAAAAGATCGCAGACCATTGAACAGCATTATGTACAGCTTTCCACGTATGTTTTTTGCTCAGTTTTGTTATCCAATAAACTAAAAAAGTAACGATAAATGGAAATGCAATAAAAAGTGCCAAGGTATAATAAATATAATCTCGCATTCTTTTCCCCCTGCCTGAAAACAAATTATTTTCATCAGGTTACGTCAACCTGTCTGATTTATTTCGACAAATCTAATAGAATTAATTTAAAATTTGTCTCTTATGTATTATAATTTAGTCAGGGAAGGAAATCTACATTCAACTTTATGAATGTAGTGATACTTTATTCAGGAGGGGTAATATGGGAAATGTAAAGATAGAAAATTTGTTGATTAATTTTAAAACACTGGAAAAATTTAAGCGTTTTCGCGAATACGGAAACCAGGAATTAACGATGATGGAAGATTTAGAGAATAAAATTATTGAGAATAATAGCACATCTCCTTTTTACGGAATTTATATTGGAGATAATTTAATAGCACGAATGAGTCTTTATGAAATACGTAAGGAATATGATTTTTATTTCGAACCTCCACAAGAATATCTGACACTGTGGAAACTGGAGGTCATTCCT
The nucleotide sequence above comes from Oceanobacillus timonensis. Encoded proteins:
- a CDS encoding DUF3397 domain-containing protein; the protein is MRDYIYYTLALFIAFPFIVTFLVYWITKLSKKHTWKAVHNAVQWSAIFFILGTGVLLQLLFDRNFFGWIILLFLISLTGILIQQYRTQQDIELSKAIKIVWRSAFLLFASVYLILSVIYIILEILT
- the bshC gene encoding bacillithiol biosynthesis cysteine-adding enzyme BshC, with the translated sequence MQINSLTLPAANRLVADYKNEETNITDMFDYHPYKDFYKRVQDVTERDFNRSSLTDVLHTLNKEWGAPEETLKQIERLNDEQSTVVIGGQQAGLLTGPIYTINKIISILELAKQQEKALEKPVIPVFWIAGEDHDFEEVNHIYCPTGDKDFQKRKLKTKNIDAGKKAVSELEMNKKELSEWVESVFETLPETAHTKDIYALIQEVQDQASNFIDFFARLIFALFPTQGIVLVDSGNAAFRKLETGCFLEMIQKRPQISAAVADTLNKLETMDYPLAIEADMSDGNLFYHDEMQGRILLKVDESGNWIGKQQEISFTEKELQDVASNEPWKLSNNVVTRPMMQEYMFPTLAFIAGPGEIAYWAALKSGFHVMNLQMPPVVPRLSFTFLDASTKKLISKYQLTVKDVILNGVQSTVDDYMEANGSREIDQVTTDVAEKMKDIHQPIRDMAAEMGDDIQALSEKNLAYLLDNIQFMNKRFHKEFEKKHSKVLHELNQLELVLHPHGGLQERVWNPLFLLNHYGTELISQLTSFSLDMEKGHWVVE
- a CDS encoding N-acetyltransferase: MGNVKIENLLINFKTLEKFKRFREYGNQELTMMEDLENKIIENNSTSPFYGIYIGDNLIARMSLYEIRKEYDFYFEPPQEYLTLWKLEVIPDYQGRGYGKALVDFAKSFGLPIKTNPRINSHDFWEKMGFVKPHYEMERDLGENPLLWLPEGVNEKDTKQ